Proteins from a single region of Flavobacterium sp. YJ01:
- a CDS encoding glycoside hydrolase family 27 protein: MKKTNLLTIAIGTFFISVLSSAQTKPFQKEEFKQWAQTPPMGWNSWDCYGPTVEEHEVKANADYMAKELKKFGWEYIVVDIRWFVENDKAGGYNQTDPRYVIDQYGRYLPAVNRFPSAKDGKGFKPLADYIHGKGLKFGIHIMRGIPKKAVEDKMPIKGTKGITADQIYTTALQCEWLRDNYTILADKPGAQEYYNSIFELYAQWGVDFIKIDDLSRPYHEGEINLIRNAIDKCGRKIVLSTSPGETPISAAFHVTTHANMWRMVDDVWDTWPHITHLMDVAQKWYPYIAPGTWPDCDMIPLGRISIRGERGNDRMTRLTKDEQYTLITFFNIFKSPLFFGGDLPSNDAFTLSLLTNKDVVKMHNESKDVKQLFQKDGKIAVTSKNAKDGSVYLALFNISDKDTQKVTVNLSELGISGSAEVLNMWTGEKSKTTSKEIGTDLKPHSSVLYQLKGKK; encoded by the coding sequence ATGAAAAAAACAAACTTACTTACTATCGCGATAGGCACATTTTTTATATCTGTCTTATCTAGCGCACAAACCAAACCATTTCAAAAAGAAGAATTTAAACAATGGGCGCAAACACCACCAATGGGCTGGAACAGTTGGGATTGTTACGGTCCAACTGTGGAAGAACATGAAGTAAAAGCCAATGCAGATTATATGGCAAAAGAGCTGAAGAAATTTGGTTGGGAATATATTGTAGTTGATATTCGCTGGTTTGTTGAAAATGATAAAGCAGGAGGTTACAACCAAACAGATCCGCGTTATGTTATCGATCAATACGGTAGATATTTGCCTGCTGTAAATAGATTTCCATCAGCAAAAGATGGCAAAGGTTTTAAGCCATTAGCAGATTATATTCATGGAAAAGGATTAAAATTTGGAATTCATATTATGCGAGGTATTCCTAAAAAAGCAGTTGAAGACAAAATGCCGATTAAAGGAACTAAAGGAATTACAGCAGATCAGATTTATACAACAGCTTTGCAATGCGAATGGTTGAGAGATAATTATACAATTTTGGCAGACAAGCCAGGAGCACAAGAATATTATAATTCTATTTTCGAATTGTACGCGCAATGGGGAGTAGATTTTATAAAAATTGACGATTTATCAAGACCATATCACGAAGGTGAAATCAATTTAATCAGAAACGCAATTGACAAATGCGGACGTAAAATTGTTTTAAGCACTTCTCCTGGAGAAACTCCGATTTCGGCTGCTTTTCATGTAACAACACACGCAAATATGTGGCGTATGGTGGATGACGTCTGGGATACTTGGCCGCATATTACTCATTTAATGGATGTTGCTCAGAAATGGTATCCTTATATTGCTCCAGGAACATGGCCAGATTGCGATATGATTCCGTTAGGACGTATTTCAATAAGAGGCGAACGTGGAAATGACCGTATGACTCGTTTAACAAAAGACGAACAATATACTTTAATTACATTTTTCAACATCTTCAAATCACCATTATTCTTTGGTGGAGATTTACCAAGTAATGATGCTTTTACTCTTTCATTGCTAACAAATAAAGATGTTGTAAAAATGCATAATGAAAGCAAAGACGTAAAACAGCTTTTTCAGAAAGATGGTAAAATTGCTGTGACTTCAAAAAATGCTAAAGACGGAAGTGTATATCTTGCTTTGTTTAATATTTCAGATAAGGACACTCAGAAAGTAACAGTAAATCTTTCAGAACTTGGAATTTCTGGTTCGGCTGAAGTTTTGAATATGTGGACAGGCGAAAAATCAAAAACAACTTCAAAAGAAATAGGAACAGATTTAAAACCGCATAGTTCAGTTCTGTATCAATTAAAAGGCAAAAAATAA
- a CDS encoding alpha-L-arabinofuranosidase C-terminal domain-containing protein, with protein sequence MKRLLLRSTLKLMLLFAITFGISGFSIKTNEKNPDKVYLFAYSTLKNNGKNGLHFAWSTDQRNWFAIGPEFSFLKSDFGSWGPTGKSMSEAFLIKDNSGIFHCFWSVRDNVFAHSESKDLVNWGRQNYIQGMKNFVGKGQDKSVIQNVQVSQKDGKYLVHFSESGKNYSSATKDFKNYSATIIDKDISGENLRSEIQLQGEVFQGTIHQVDWSLVETMIKNMESVKFRDKQNNTSPKSDSLMFLGLKPVKAEIRINGHESKKISNMLTGVFFEDINYAADGGLYGELIQNRDFEYSLHDKKGSDEKWNSSMAWNGNFTIEKENSIHSNNPNYAVIKNGNITNSGFDGIALKINEKYDFSVFAKGTKAIVRLKTSSGETLAEATFTPTNSWKKFNLVLKPSKTANDAHLEISTNGETSVDMVSLFPQKTFKNHKNGLRADLAEMIADMHPKFVRFPGGCVAHGDGLHNIYKWKNTIGPLESRVSMRNIWGYHQSMGLGYFEYFQFCEDLGAEAVPVLAAGVPCQNSSDGGSGQQFGIPMEEMDDYVQDVLDLIEYANGNANTVWGKKRAEAGHPKPFNLKYVGIGNEDLISDVFEERYRMIVKAVQQKYPEIKIIGTVGPFFEGTDYREGWKIADDLKLPLVDEHYYQSPGWFINNQDFYDSYNRSKSKVYLGEYASWGNKFYNALAEALYLTGVERNGDVVSMASYAPLLAREKHTQWNPDLIYFNGTEVKPTVNYFVQKLYGQNAGDIYIERSIKVSDNNEANKRIGVSALKESSSGDLIIKLVNVLPVAVMPSIEISNLMIAENASYTLLTGNPEKAEARPVNQIISVKEAFSKELPPYSFSVIRIKTKK encoded by the coding sequence ATGAAAAGGTTATTGCTTCGCAGCACTTTAAAACTGATGCTGCTTTTTGCGATTACTTTTGGTATATCTGGATTTAGTATTAAAACAAATGAAAAAAATCCAGATAAAGTGTACTTATTTGCTTATTCTACTTTAAAAAATAATGGAAAAAACGGACTTCATTTTGCATGGAGCACAGATCAGAGAAACTGGTTTGCAATTGGACCTGAATTTAGTTTTCTAAAATCAGATTTTGGAAGCTGGGGCCCAACGGGAAAAAGCATGTCTGAGGCCTTTTTGATTAAAGATAATTCAGGAATTTTTCATTGCTTTTGGAGTGTAAGAGATAATGTATTTGCGCACTCAGAAAGTAAAGACTTAGTAAATTGGGGAAGACAAAATTATATTCAGGGAATGAAGAATTTTGTTGGAAAAGGGCAAGATAAATCGGTAATTCAAAATGTTCAAGTTAGTCAGAAAGATGGAAAATATCTGGTTCACTTTAGCGAAAGCGGTAAAAATTATTCTTCAGCAACAAAAGACTTCAAGAATTATTCTGCTACAATAATTGACAAGGATATTTCTGGAGAAAATTTAAGAAGTGAAATTCAGCTTCAAGGAGAAGTTTTTCAGGGAACAATACATCAAGTAGATTGGAGTTTGGTCGAAACTATGATCAAAAACATGGAATCGGTTAAGTTTAGGGATAAACAAAATAATACTTCTCCAAAAAGCGATAGTTTGATGTTTTTAGGATTGAAACCCGTTAAAGCGGAAATTCGAATTAATGGTCATGAATCAAAAAAAATCAGCAATATGCTTACAGGTGTTTTTTTTGAAGATATTAATTACGCGGCAGATGGTGGTTTATATGGAGAATTGATTCAGAATCGTGATTTCGAATATTCACTTCACGATAAAAAAGGAAGCGATGAAAAATGGAATTCTTCAATGGCTTGGAATGGCAATTTTACAATTGAAAAAGAAAATTCAATTCATTCTAACAATCCAAATTATGCCGTAATCAAAAACGGAAATATTACAAATTCAGGTTTTGATGGAATCGCACTTAAAATCAATGAAAAATATGATTTTAGTGTTTTTGCAAAAGGAACAAAAGCAATTGTTCGTCTAAAAACGTCAAGCGGAGAAACTTTAGCAGAAGCGACATTTACGCCAACTAATTCTTGGAAGAAATTTAATCTCGTTTTAAAACCTTCTAAAACTGCAAATGATGCTCATTTGGAAATCAGCACAAATGGCGAAACGTCAGTTGATATGGTTTCGCTTTTTCCGCAGAAAACTTTTAAAAACCATAAAAACGGACTTCGTGCAGATTTAGCAGAAATGATTGCAGACATGCATCCAAAATTTGTTCGTTTTCCTGGCGGTTGTGTGGCACATGGAGACGGATTGCATAATATTTACAAATGGAAAAATACAATTGGTCCGTTAGAAAGTAGAGTTTCGATGCGAAATATTTGGGGTTACCACCAATCTATGGGATTGGGATATTTTGAATATTTTCAATTTTGCGAAGATTTAGGCGCCGAAGCTGTTCCTGTATTAGCTGCTGGCGTTCCTTGTCAAAATTCCTCTGACGGAGGTTCTGGACAGCAATTCGGAATTCCGATGGAAGAAATGGACGATTACGTTCAGGATGTTTTAGATTTAATAGAGTATGCGAATGGAAATGCTAATACCGTTTGGGGCAAAAAACGCGCTGAAGCAGGGCATCCAAAACCTTTCAATCTAAAATATGTTGGAATTGGAAATGAGGATTTAATCAGCGATGTTTTCGAAGAACGCTATCGAATGATTGTAAAAGCAGTACAACAAAAATATCCAGAAATTAAGATTATTGGTACAGTCGGACCATTTTTTGAAGGAACAGATTATAGAGAAGGCTGGAAAATAGCCGATGATTTGAAACTGCCACTTGTAGACGAACACTATTATCAATCTCCAGGATGGTTTATCAATAATCAGGATTTTTATGATAGTTATAACCGTTCAAAATCTAAAGTATATCTTGGAGAATATGCTTCGTGGGGTAATAAATTTTACAATGCTTTAGCTGAGGCATTGTACCTAACAGGAGTTGAACGAAATGGAGATGTAGTTTCTATGGCTTCTTATGCGCCTTTATTAGCAAGAGAAAAACATACGCAATGGAATCCAGATCTAATTTATTTTAACGGAACTGAAGTTAAACCGACTGTCAATTATTTCGTGCAGAAACTTTACGGTCAGAATGCTGGAGATATTTATATCGAGAGAAGTATAAAAGTTTCAGACAATAACGAAGCAAATAAACGTATTGGAGTATCTGCCTTAAAAGAAAGTTCTTCGGGAGATTTGATTATAAAATTAGTTAATGTTCTTCCAGTCGCAGTTATGCCGTCAATCGAAATATCTAATTTAATGATTGCTGAAAATGCTAGTTATACTTTATTAACTGGAAACCCAGAAAAAGCAGAAGCAAGACCAGTGAACCAAATAATTTCAGTAAAAGAAGCTTTTTCAAAAGAGTTACCGCCTTATTCTTTTAGCGTGATTCGTATTAAAACCAAAAAATAA